From a single Apium graveolens cultivar Ventura chromosome 2, ASM990537v1, whole genome shotgun sequence genomic region:
- the LOC141695100 gene encoding uncharacterized protein LOC141695100, whose protein sequence is MQIALSAKNKLVILTGDFVAPNVNSTLFPHWKHVNDMVITWILNTVSNEISNSMNYMDSAIDVWTELNDRFSVVSGHKFYETQKELFKLEQGNDSIEFYFHKLKGLWDELRALEPVVKCTCGATKNWEDQLEKKSLI, encoded by the coding sequence ATGCAAATCGCACTATCGGCTAAGAATAAACTTGTTATTTTGACTGGTGATTTTGTTGCTCCTAATGTCAATTCAACACtatttccacactggaaacatgTTAATGATATGGTAATTACCTGGATCCTCAATACTGTATCTAATGAAATTAGCAACAGTATGAATTATATGGACAGTGCTATTGATGTATGGACTGAACTTAATGATCGTTTTTCTGTGGTTAGTGGTCATAAGTTTTACGAAACACAGAAAGAGTTGTTCAAGCTAGAGCAGGGTAATGACTCCATTGAATTTTACTTTCATAAGCTCAAGGGATTATGGGATGAATTACGAGCTTTAGAGCCGGTTGTTAAGTGCACGTGTGGTGCTACCAAAAATTGGGAAGATCAACTCGAAAAGAAGAGTTTGATTTAG